From Etheostoma spectabile isolate EspeVRDwgs_2016 chromosome 8, UIUC_Espe_1.0, whole genome shotgun sequence, a single genomic window includes:
- the amn1 gene encoding protein AMN1 homolog isoform X1 has protein sequence MQSSAWMNGQYRQVGPPSQSSQAADQFTHNTMTTRQQTGTANTSTVQPPQSANFTYRNGAYSNGQPSYRQTSALPHQDVSSFLFTRMLQHSSTNTQCGTPSSLYGFQRDFHHQNSSTQGPPNVVVVNATYPQQNMSAQWTQSVGVYGDHLIRTQNGNVVPDLQHPGDQNGFFNSVNGESNATSHPHQKVGHMGTVPVAAQSTQTAHNHNQRPNGFSPSTPLPSYESACQSFRGTNSLSSGQNLPVFNMSQNTPKCSTHNSGGQAASFSSNSYSRQYETIHEFPLHPAAGTQEKMHSQQIIARIAEDLRSSFPAASDARPQVYTSSPCRGKRFVSRTKSNQNKQPSTATVTEGYTSQLAQLLQTQSAVASNCQRLEKLSSVTANDSSIHLSPGRTRAVAVVQPLSHERYQVSQQTCQLLKCTTTDESDDANLSQKNDPAVHVKAGSNLEGPNQIKSNESAAQDSQKRLSPDDTESELQVDQHVAQSAQQFVTSEVPVSQSEDEGKSKANPVFELSSLPATPLTRVTLTKLIEVAEKESNDHAKSNSTKDLLSMFWDGNCTKLACKLRTGWYRNLMRYVLEFCHEHVTPDSVILSYVKCRKKLKSYHVLQHNELYSELPYKSVWLNVNEQLDDIDKEFGLPQALKPWLHTLESASQPDQVETEVSNQTSSTELDSSEEKHDSAVEATLTQAASLNTTESVDSTDPCYSFKIQVLSPKKAKVIFEQIQSKLPQSTDNQPESVTKSSVDDELPEVICAPLSDTELENESACSIQQVCCIPRWKQMIWGSDTDSLSKCQCESKQSNYLTKENMEVQGISSDSKFNFGTEEGDQVEEGQNVNNQVITLHWPDLCDELGYTIDFSEDDKKTHSNSDKEPQNISQISINSSDSSVIILSENEDDLSNSKDDIPDPKPDFESDAERAPDLTESSQSSGSDKKENDSFLKSDAETRSDPEVDCAQDQLKSWSTQSCASDSGDSSEGEVASKMSDLKENTTVTESSLENKEEQSQIRMTDAPQNPRSGEHETVARKRKRSSSQDGFFPIFKKSKKCKSLDVDSQPVLEGASKCAMDFVDATDGEFSASKCRTVELVLYGSTPQNKTLSGAKPPKVITVKLSPLNTVSRETAPTGRHTVKRSLHDTRSTSFPPLEIRCKSKVKAACTLSSLIWRGLKKAKTPGLAKTHQLQVSETRIKNGNTKTSLSRKRRLPLSNGLRRGEERTKRDTVTLGRPAKQKRSEAENGGLRVPPLHIKNILKFSVLPNTFNFKDGCNGTKETTDPDPDQADLGKDKSPNRTVTSARGAWFPDPEKKCCALTKSDGLFSEFQKKYTKRTQLSMDA, from the exons ATGCAGTCTAGTGCATGGATGAATGGACAGTACCGACAGGTTGGACCGCCTTCACAATCCTCGCAGGCTGCTGATCAGTTTACCCACAACACAATGACAACACGTCAGCAAACCGGGACTGCAAACACCAGCACAGTCCAACCACCACAAAGTGCTAATTTCACCTACCGCAATGGAGCTTACTCTAACGGACAGCCATCATATAGGCAGACCTCAGCACTACCTCATCAGGACgtttcttccttcctttttacCCGCATGTTGCAACACTCCTCTACTAATACACAATGTGGAACCCCTAGTTCACTTTATGGATTTCAGCGAGACTTTCATCATCAGAACTCATCGACCCAAGGTCCACCCAACGTGGTGGTGGTAAACGCTACATACCCTCAGCAAAACATGTCAGCGCAATGGACCCAATCAGTTGGAGTTTATGGGGACCATTTAATAAGGACACAAAACGGTAACGTTGTGCcggatctccaacatcctgggGATCAGAACGGCTTTTTTAACAGTGTAAATGGAGAGTCAAATGCTACCTCGCATCCACATCAAAAGGTGGGTCACATGGGCACAGTGCCTGTTGCTGCACAAAGCACACAGACTGCTCATAACCACAATCAAAGACCAAACGGCTTCTCTCCTTCCACCCCATTACCAAGTTATGAGTCTGCCTGTCAGTCTTTCAGAGGGACTAACTCATTGTCAAGTGGACAGAATTTGCCAGTTTTTAACATGAGTCAGAACACTCCAAAATGCTCCACACATAACAGTGGGGGACAAGCTGCCTCCTTTTCCTCAAATTCATATAGCAGGCAGTATGAAACCATTCATGAGTTTCCCTTACATCCCGCTGCTGGTACACAAGAGAAAATGCACAGCCAGCAGATTATCGCAAGAATCGCAGAGGATCTACGCAGCTCTTTCCCTGCTGCCTCAGATGCTCGTCCCCAAGTGTATACTAGTTCACCTTGCAGAGGGAAGCGGTTTGTCAGTAGGACGAAGTCTAATCAAAATAAGCAACCTTCAACAGCCACTGTCACTGAAGGTTACACATCTCAGCTGGCTCAGTTGCTTCAGACCCAATCAGCTGTGGCAAGCAACTGTCAAAGGCTTGAAAAGCTCTCATCAGTTACGGCAAATGACAGCTCCATTCACCTATCTCCTGGTCGCACAAGAGCTGTTGCTGTTGTGCAGCCATTGTCACACGAACGCTACCAGGTCAGCCAGCAAACCTGTCAATTGCTTAAGTGCACCACAACAGATGAGTCTGATGACGCAAACTTATCGCAGAAAAATGACCCGGCCGTGCATGTTAAAGCAGGATCTAACCTAGAAGGCCCAAATCAAATTAAGTCCAACGAATCTGCAGCTCAAGACTCGCAAAAACGCTTATCTCCAGATGACACGGAATCTGAACTGCAAGTAGATCAGCATGTTGCACAATCTGCGCAACAATTTGTAACCTCTGAAGTGCCAGTGAGCCAAAGCGAGGATGAGGGTAAAAGTAAAGCAAATCCTGTTTTTGAGCTTTCCTCACTCCCCGCAACCCCACTGACACGAGTCACATTAACTAAGTTGATAGAAGTGGCTGAAAAAGAGTCGAATGACCATGCAAAGTCTAATTCTACAAAAGATCTACTAAGCATGTTTTGGGATGGCAATTGTACCAAGTTGGCATGTAAGCTCAGGACAGGTTGGTACAGGAATCTAATGAGGTATGTTCTAGAATTCTGCCATGAACATGTAACACCGGACTCTGTCATACTGTCATATGTAAAGTGCAGAAAGAAACTCAAAAGCTACCATGTCCTCCAACACAATGAACTTTATTCAGAACTGCCCTACAAGTCAGTGTGGTTAAATGTCAATGAGCAGCTAGATGATATTGACAAAGAGTTTGGCTTACCGCAGGCTTTGAAGCCTTGGCTTCACACACTCGAGAGTGCCAGTCAGCCAGATCAGGTCGAGACCGAGGTGTCAAACCAGACGTCATCAACAGAGCTTGACTCAAGCGAAGAAAAACACGACTCCGCCGTGGAAGCAACTCTAACACAAGCTGCCTCTCTTAACACAACGGAGAGCGTAGATTCCACTGACCCCTGTTACTCATTTAAAATCCAAGTTTTGTCTCCAAAAAAGGCCAAAGTTATTTTTGAGCAAATACAAAGCAAGCTGCCACAGAGTACGGACAATCAGCCAGAGAGTGTCACTAAAAGCTCGGTGGATGATGAGCTACCTGAGGTGATATGTGCCCCATTGAGTGACACAGAACTGGAGAATGAGTCAGCCTGTTCAATTCAACAGGTTTGCTGCATTCCGAGGTGGAAGCAAATGATTTGGGGGTCAGACACCGATTCTTTGAGTAAGTGCCAGTGTGAGAGTAAACAAAGTAATTATCTTACTAAGGAAAACATGGAAGTACAAGGGATCAGCTCTGACAGCAAATTCAACTTTGGCACAGAAGAAGGGGATCAAGTGGAGGAGGGGCAGAATGTCAACAATCAGGTTATAACACTTCATTGGCCTGATCTGTGCGATGAACTCGGTTACACCATTGACTTTTCTGAAGATGACAAAAAAACTCACTCAAATTCTGACAAAGAACCACAGAACATTTCCCAGATAAGCATAAACAGTAGCGATTCAAGCGTTATAATCCTAAGTGAAAACGAAGATGATCTGTCCAACAGTAAAGATGACATTCCCGACCCGAAGCCAGACTTTGAAAGTGATGCTGAACGAGCTCCGGACTTGACAGAAAGTAGCCAGTCGAGCGGTTCAGACAAGAAAGAAAACGACTCATTTCTCAAAAGTGACGCCGAAACTCGGTCGGACCCTGAGGTGGATTGTGCACAAGATCAGTTGAAATCATGGAGTACGCAGTCGTGTGCTTCGGACAGTGGTGACAGCAGTGAAGGTGAAGTGGCCAGCAAGATGTCCGACCTTAAAGAGAACACAACTGTCACAGAGTCATCGctggaaaacaaagaagaacaaAGTCAAATCCGTATGACGGATGCCCCCCAGAACCCTAGGAGCGGTGAACATGAAACTGttgcaagaaaaagaaagagatcaAGCAGTCAAGAtggatttttcccaatttttaaGAAATCTAAGAAATGCAAATCCCTTGATGTGGATTCACAGCCTGTCCTTGAGGGAGCTTCAAAATGTGCAATGGACTTTGTTGATGCGACTGATGGGGAATTTTCTGCCTCAAAGTGTAGAACCGTAGAACTGGTACTGTACGGCTCaacaccacaaaacaagactctGTCCGGTGCAAAGCCTCCAAAAGTTATCACTGTGAAACTCAGTCCCTTGAACACAGTGTCCAGGGAAACTGCCCCAACAGGGAGACACACAGTCAAACGAAGTCTTCACGACACAAGGAGTACAAGTTTTCCACCACTGGAAATTAGGTGCAAAAGCAAAGTGAAAGCAGCGTGTACTTTGTCCTCTTTAATTTGGAGAGGTCTCAAGAAAGCTAAAACACCTGGCCTCGCTAAAACCCACCAGCTGCAAGTTTCTGAAACAAGGATCAAGAATGGAAATACTAAGACCAGCCTGAGTCGGAAGAGGAGGCTGCCCCTCTCTAACGGACTCAGACGTGGAGAGGAGAGGACGAAGAGAGACACCGTCACACTCGGCCGGCCTGCTAAACAAAAGAGAAGTGAGGCTGAAAATGGAGGCCTTCGTGTCCCACCTCTCCATATTAAAAATATCCTGAAGTTCAGTGTCCTACCCAATACCTTCAACTTCAAAGATGGTTGCAACGGGACCAAGGAAACCACCGATCCTGATCCAG accAGGCTGACCTCGGAAAGGACAAGAGCCCAAACAGAACTGTCACGAGTGCAAGAG GTGCATGGTTTCCAGATCCTGAGAAGAAGTGTTGCGCCTTGACCAAAAGCGACGGCCTCTTTTCCGAGTTTCAGAAGAAGTACACGAAGAGGACACAGCTGTCCATGGACGCCTAG
- the amn1 gene encoding protein AMN1 homolog isoform X2 has translation MFWDGNCTKLACKLRTGWYRNLMRYVLEFCHEHVTPDSVILSYVKCRKKLKSYHVLQHNELYSELPYKSVWLNVNEQLDDIDKEFGLPQALKPWLHTLESASQPDQVETEVSNQTSSTELDSSEEKHDSAVEATLTQAASLNTTESVDSTDPCYSFKIQVLSPKKAKVIFEQIQSKLPQSTDNQPESVTKSSVDDELPEVICAPLSDTELENESACSIQQVCCIPRWKQMIWGSDTDSLSKCQCESKQSNYLTKENMEVQGISSDSKFNFGTEEGDQVEEGQNVNNQVITLHWPDLCDELGYTIDFSEDDKKTHSNSDKEPQNISQISINSSDSSVIILSENEDDLSNSKDDIPDPKPDFESDAERAPDLTESSQSSGSDKKENDSFLKSDAETRSDPEVDCAQDQLKSWSTQSCASDSGDSSEGEVASKMSDLKENTTVTESSLENKEEQSQIRMTDAPQNPRSGEHETVARKRKRSSSQDGFFPIFKKSKKCKSLDVDSQPVLEGASKCAMDFVDATDGEFSASKCRTVELVLYGSTPQNKTLSGAKPPKVITVKLSPLNTVSRETAPTGRHTVKRSLHDTRSTSFPPLEIRCKSKVKAACTLSSLIWRGLKKAKTPGLAKTHQLQVSETRIKNGNTKTSLSRKRRLPLSNGLRRGEERTKRDTVTLGRPAKQKRSEAENGGLRVPPLHIKNILKFSVLPNTFNFKDGCNGTKETTDPDPDQADLGKDKSPNRTVTSARGAWFPDPEKKCCALTKSDGLFSEFQKKYTKRTQLSMDA, from the exons ATGTTTTGGGATGGCAATTGTACCAAGTTGGCATGTAAGCTCAGGACAGGTTGGTACAGGAATCTAATGAGGTATGTTCTAGAATTCTGCCATGAACATGTAACACCGGACTCTGTCATACTGTCATATGTAAAGTGCAGAAAGAAACTCAAAAGCTACCATGTCCTCCAACACAATGAACTTTATTCAGAACTGCCCTACAAGTCAGTGTGGTTAAATGTCAATGAGCAGCTAGATGATATTGACAAAGAGTTTGGCTTACCGCAGGCTTTGAAGCCTTGGCTTCACACACTCGAGAGTGCCAGTCAGCCAGATCAGGTCGAGACCGAGGTGTCAAACCAGACGTCATCAACAGAGCTTGACTCAAGCGAAGAAAAACACGACTCCGCCGTGGAAGCAACTCTAACACAAGCTGCCTCTCTTAACACAACGGAGAGCGTAGATTCCACTGACCCCTGTTACTCATTTAAAATCCAAGTTTTGTCTCCAAAAAAGGCCAAAGTTATTTTTGAGCAAATACAAAGCAAGCTGCCACAGAGTACGGACAATCAGCCAGAGAGTGTCACTAAAAGCTCGGTGGATGATGAGCTACCTGAGGTGATATGTGCCCCATTGAGTGACACAGAACTGGAGAATGAGTCAGCCTGTTCAATTCAACAGGTTTGCTGCATTCCGAGGTGGAAGCAAATGATTTGGGGGTCAGACACCGATTCTTTGAGTAAGTGCCAGTGTGAGAGTAAACAAAGTAATTATCTTACTAAGGAAAACATGGAAGTACAAGGGATCAGCTCTGACAGCAAATTCAACTTTGGCACAGAAGAAGGGGATCAAGTGGAGGAGGGGCAGAATGTCAACAATCAGGTTATAACACTTCATTGGCCTGATCTGTGCGATGAACTCGGTTACACCATTGACTTTTCTGAAGATGACAAAAAAACTCACTCAAATTCTGACAAAGAACCACAGAACATTTCCCAGATAAGCATAAACAGTAGCGATTCAAGCGTTATAATCCTAAGTGAAAACGAAGATGATCTGTCCAACAGTAAAGATGACATTCCCGACCCGAAGCCAGACTTTGAAAGTGATGCTGAACGAGCTCCGGACTTGACAGAAAGTAGCCAGTCGAGCGGTTCAGACAAGAAAGAAAACGACTCATTTCTCAAAAGTGACGCCGAAACTCGGTCGGACCCTGAGGTGGATTGTGCACAAGATCAGTTGAAATCATGGAGTACGCAGTCGTGTGCTTCGGACAGTGGTGACAGCAGTGAAGGTGAAGTGGCCAGCAAGATGTCCGACCTTAAAGAGAACACAACTGTCACAGAGTCATCGctggaaaacaaagaagaacaaAGTCAAATCCGTATGACGGATGCCCCCCAGAACCCTAGGAGCGGTGAACATGAAACTGttgcaagaaaaagaaagagatcaAGCAGTCAAGAtggatttttcccaatttttaaGAAATCTAAGAAATGCAAATCCCTTGATGTGGATTCACAGCCTGTCCTTGAGGGAGCTTCAAAATGTGCAATGGACTTTGTTGATGCGACTGATGGGGAATTTTCTGCCTCAAAGTGTAGAACCGTAGAACTGGTACTGTACGGCTCaacaccacaaaacaagactctGTCCGGTGCAAAGCCTCCAAAAGTTATCACTGTGAAACTCAGTCCCTTGAACACAGTGTCCAGGGAAACTGCCCCAACAGGGAGACACACAGTCAAACGAAGTCTTCACGACACAAGGAGTACAAGTTTTCCACCACTGGAAATTAGGTGCAAAAGCAAAGTGAAAGCAGCGTGTACTTTGTCCTCTTTAATTTGGAGAGGTCTCAAGAAAGCTAAAACACCTGGCCTCGCTAAAACCCACCAGCTGCAAGTTTCTGAAACAAGGATCAAGAATGGAAATACTAAGACCAGCCTGAGTCGGAAGAGGAGGCTGCCCCTCTCTAACGGACTCAGACGTGGAGAGGAGAGGACGAAGAGAGACACCGTCACACTCGGCCGGCCTGCTAAACAAAAGAGAAGTGAGGCTGAAAATGGAGGCCTTCGTGTCCCACCTCTCCATATTAAAAATATCCTGAAGTTCAGTGTCCTACCCAATACCTTCAACTTCAAAGATGGTTGCAACGGGACCAAGGAAACCACCGATCCTGATCCAG accAGGCTGACCTCGGAAAGGACAAGAGCCCAAACAGAACTGTCACGAGTGCAAGAG GTGCATGGTTTCCAGATCCTGAGAAGAAGTGTTGCGCCTTGACCAAAAGCGACGGCCTCTTTTCCGAGTTTCAGAAGAAGTACACGAAGAGGACACAGCTGTCCATGGACGCCTAG
- the etfbkmt gene encoding electron transfer flavoprotein beta subunit lysine methyltransferase, translating to MTMFGLLTPQSRYFKVFIKACRQTRRTRCSSVSSELNIRSFIVENTEVVGEQSLTPEIKLRLFTPNCRFWRERPEHWPFDDPYWAIYWPGGQALSRYLLDNPAVCRGKTVLDLGSGCGASAIAAKLCGAAHVVANDIDTVAAVATHMNCELNGLEPAVCLSNNMIGSQPGAFDLILLGDMFYEEALATSLHSWLDRCIRTRGTKVLIGDPGRAQFEEHGIRRLLRQLAQFELPACVREENYGLTCSRVWCYRPEL from the exons ATGACCATGTTTGGACTTTTAACGCCCCAAAGTCGTTATTTTAAAGTATTCATCAAAGCGTGTCGACAAACAAGGCGAACTAGATGTTCATCAGTTAGTTCTGAGTTAAATATCCGCAGTTTTATTGTAGAGAACACAGAAGTAGTTGGAGAGCAGAGCCTGACCCCAGAAATCAAACTGAGACTGTTCACCCCAAACTGCAGATTTTGGAGAGAAAGACCAGAGCACTGGCCTTTCGATGACCCCTACTGGGCCATATACTGGCCAGGCGGACAGGCACTCTCAAG GTATCTCCTTGATAACCCGGCAGTGTGTCGGGGTAAGACGGTTCTAGATCTGGGGAGCGGCTGTGGAGCCTCGGCCATCGCTGCAAAACTATGTGGTGCCGCTCATGTAGTTGCCAATGACATTGACACTG ttgcAGCGGTTGCGACCCACATGAACTGTGAGTTGAACGGCTTGGAGccagctgtgtgtctgtccaaCAACATGATTGGTTCACAACCCGGGGCCTTCGACCTGATCCTCCTCGGAGACATGTTCTACGAAGAGGCCCTCGCCACCAGCCTCCACAGCTGGCTGGACCGCTGCATCAGAACCCGAGGCACCAAAGTCCTGATTGGAGATCCGGGAAGAGCTCAGTTCGAGGAACACGGCATCCGCCGACTCCTGCGTCAGCTGGCTCAGTTTGAGCTGCCTGCGTGTGTCAGAGAGGAGAACTACGGTCTGACCTGCAGCAGGGTTTGGTGCTACCGTCCTGAGCTCTGA